Below is a genomic region from Zea mays cultivar B73 chromosome 9, Zm-B73-REFERENCE-NAM-5.0, whole genome shotgun sequence.
TTTTCTTCTGTGATTTACAGGCCGCAGGTTTCGTCGGCGTTGTTCTTCAGCTACAACACAGCATTGGGGCCACCGTATCGGGTGATTGTGGATACCAACTTCATCAATTTCTCGATACAGAATAAGGTTAGTCGTTTAATTATCTGCTGCTCTCCTATTTCACTGATATATTTTTTATGCAACAGAGGTTCAATACTTGCATGCCCACTGCTTCACTCAGTTAATAATTGAAGATACTGAGTTAATGTGGTGGATTTAATTGATTGTTGACCCGTTCTAGCTTATCTGTCTCTGTATGCTATATTGTCACAAGAAATGTCGTGCACAATTTCACGTTGTTCGCTGGAGCTACTGACTCTTACCAGATACTGAAACCTTAGGGAAATTAAAAACAAATAGTTAGGATGACTGTTAAGTAAGTTAGGATATAAGCATTGTGATCCGTTTTACTGTTTTAGCAAATAGCAAAACAAACAGCAGCCAACCCCTCTGGGACTGGGAATCATGTTATAACTGTCTCGATTTCCCATCCGATATGGTTGCTGTGCTAAGAATGTTCCCTTCAACTCAGGATTTGATTCATTAATTGTAGTTAATTTTTAAATTCTGTATTCTACATAACACATAATAATGGGGCCACTCATATTTGTGACTAAATCCTCTTTTCCCCCCATGCAGCTGGATTTGGAGAAGGGAATGATGGATTGCCTTTATGCAAAATGTAAGCATttaactctgttatcttgcattcccATTATCTTTTTGGTGAACTGAGATACCCCTTTAATATCTTTTCAACTCTGATGCCTTGTTATGAAGGTACCCCATGTATCACGGACTGTGTTATGGCTGAGCTTGAAAAGATGGGGCAGAAGTATCGTGTGGCCTTGAGGTGTGCTCCTATCCAATGCTGTTCCCACATTGTGTtatttaatgtcttcttttggctTTATCTGCTTCATTGTCTCAAATAGAGGTTAGATTAGTTTTTTTTTATCTATGCCTCTTGTTGTTATCTTCCACTATAAAGATGTCGATTGCATGTACTTGCTGTTATACTCAATTCTTCAGCATAACTTTCATCTATCTGCACAATCTAATTTACCTCCCTCACAGAATTGCCAAGGACCCTAGGTTCCAAAGATTAGCATGCACACACAAGGGAACCTATGCTGATGACTGCATTGTGGAGAGGGTCACTCAGGTAAAAGCTCTCTCTTCTTGAACACTCTTTGTTTGTTTGGAGCATGAGTACTGGGAGTATTCTATTAAGTGCTAACTATATAGCGAGTTCGTAAGATAGTTCCTGCTAGGGAACTTGTGACTTACACTTATCACTAGTAAACTGCGACATTGGGCACAAAAGTGAATTAATTGTGTATATAATGTATATTCCTAGTTTCTTTTCAAATGTTAATTTAGAGATATATGCAAGTTCTTGAAGCATTGGCTGTTCAAATTTCAAACTTTATGCTTAGCCAACATTTGAGAGGTGTCTGATTGCTTTAGAATTTACTTTTGCCCAATCTTTGAGAGGTAGAAGGGCAGCCAGGTGcagtggtgagagctgtctcactgaGTCACCATGATGTGGGTTCTAAGGGTTCGAAGCAGACTTGCATTTGCGTGGTAaggcttgcctcggtttatccctctctcagaccccactcatgtgggaaTCTACGGCACTGGGTCTGATCTGCCCAATATTTGATAGGTGTGGCTGAATGCTATGTTTTCCGAGATTAGAGATTTTACTATATCTGTTCCCAAGGTGAACCAAAAATAGCACTTGTGTTTTCTCCGCTGAAATCCTTTTCCCATGCTTGTCTAAAGGATTGTGTCTGTATGTAGTATCCAAATTTGTTCCTAGTTAATCAACTGGAACTTGCATGTGAGTGATATCAAATACCCGTGTGCACCTATAGATGATATGTCCTATTCTTTTTATCTTAATGTATAGATCTATTTGTTATGCTTTTGCTTTGATTAATGTGCATTTCGTTGCGTTAGATTGTATTCTTCACCTTCACAATACCTAGTCAAATGATTATTTTGGTTTATTTACCTTGTATGCTACGCATCTTGTTTTATTTGTTCTAAACCATATATTTTACGTGGCAGCACAAATGCTACATAGTTGCTACTTGTGATAGAGATTTGAAAAGGAGGATAAGAAAGGTATGTTTGGTGTTTAGTGCTCATAGCTCAGGACATGCTTCTAATATCGCAAAAGCTTTTTCATGCATGCTTGTACCATGGGCATTTCCCCAATCTTGCAGGTTCCTGGTGTTCCAATCATGTACATCACAAGACATAGGTATTCGATAGAACGGCTCCCTGAGGCCACAATTGGTGGAGGTATGTGATATCTTCATCTGACAAACTTTGTTACTGTGTTCTCTCTGTCCCTAGCTTATATCCTACAATCACATAAGATTGCAGTACTCTGATGCTTTTTTGGCATTCTTGCAGCACCAAGAATCTGATCGGTGCAGACATGAGATGTTCTGGGATGTAATACTATGGCGGTACTTGTCCATCTGACCAAGTCACTATTTCATGTTTCAGTCCACGACAAGGACTAGGATAAGAACGCTGCTTTCTAGGTTGAGCTTACTGTAACTACTAAGAAATTTTTATTATGTACCAACCTTATCATTTCTACAATGTTGCGGGATGTCTGAAGTAATTCTTTGTTAAAAGATCGGGTATCCTGCTCTCTTTTGCTTCTCAATCTTGTGCGCTACAAGCCATAATCCCAATAGAGTGGCTCTTCCTGAATCTCTTATAGAGGATGAACATAGGAGTCCCTCATAATGTGAAACGGAGGCGACAACAATCTGCAACAGTCGTTGGATATTTAGGCCTTGTATTTCTACAGTGCTACAACACTTTACTAAAGTTTAGCACATGAAATCAAACAAGCatattgaaagagcagtgctaaagtttagcacctATTAACACTGGCTCTTGTTTTGATACTAAATTATGTTAAAAGTGTGTCCCCTGACACATTAATGGTCCATGTCTATCCTTAGCATCTCCTTCAGCACTACTGAAGCTTATACCGAGTACAACAATGGCACTAAATTACCCACCAAAAGGCAAGCAAAAGTACAATCGAGGCACTAGGAATGACCAAACCCATTGCATAGGCCTGTTTTGTTCAACTCTTTTGaacagcttttctgagaatctgacAGTTTTTTCTAAACATCTTTTCTGGTACGAAGAGAATCTGTTGTGAAGAGAATCTGAATATAGTGAAGATTACGTGCGGAAGAAGATAAAATACTCCACAGACTTTAGTATGTAGAAAGTGACGGTTTTCTGCTATCACAGTGAAGTTAGAGGCATCTTACCGAAATATCCAACGACTATTGTCCAATCTGTTCTTTTTATATTGATTCCATCCAACAATTTCTCAGTTCATTTTTTAGACGCGTCCATCTCATACAAATTTCGCAATAACAAAAGGAGTCAACACAAAAAAAAAACCAGTCAAAATGAACAATTATGCAAAAATCTTGCAAAAATAAAAGCAATGAGAAACTCGCCAATATGCAATAGAGTTATAGGTAGCAGATGAATTTGATGCTCGCTGTGATCTCACCCACCGGACACATCAAGAACATGACGAGTCGCTGGAGCCTTTCACCTCTACCTCTTATAATAATAGATCGATGTTTTTCAATACGCTCACTAGAATAGGGCTAGGCGAGCTGAATATTTCTCGCATTGCAATGCACAGGTAGATTTACCAGTGGCTTTTGAAAATCAAAGTATTTTATAAATCTGTCGTTTATTTCTCTAATGCTTCAAAAAAAACCTTTACGAAGAAACAGTGCCTCGTTATGTAAACTAATGTAAATAAACTGTATTAGTTGATCTTTAACGACGACCCGATTCATTCCTAGGTATGATCCAGTGCGGACGGCCCCACATTGGCTCAACCTCGCCGGTGTTTAGATTCAGCCGCCCCATGCGCTCTGGCCTCGTAAGGTCTGTGAAGCCGACGTCGTATGCGACGGCCAGACGCCCACATGTACCCATCGGCCATGTCGTGCCGTGATGTCCCGATTAGCCCGACACTATTGGCCATCTATAGTTTGGGGCGACTAAAGttagtgactaaaatttagtTACTTTTAGTCACTAAATAAGCAAACATGATAGCTAAAGTgaggtgactaaactttagttcgcaatgactaaaagggactaaattaGGATTTTTACCTTATTTGTCCTCTACACTTTCTTCTTGCAGCAAACATCCACTAATTAATAGGGGTAATACAGTCATTATTCACAACAATTAATGTTCTTTAGTCCGGtttagtcactaaaaccaaacaatgtactttagtgactaaacttagtcactaaagtttagtctagtgactaaaggaaccaaacgggTAGTAAGGCCCAGTTTGGTAGTCCCTAAATAGCCGAACACTgggactaaaatatggactaaactGTTTTATTATCTAGTCCCTCAAGGgatgactaaaagggactaaaccatattaattccacTTTTTGCCCTTctttatttcagttgcactaatGGCGGGAGAATACTAAAAGGTATTTGGTcctcttatgattcatttaataTTTTTTTAAATATTTTTAGTCCCAGAACCAAACAgggtagggactaaactttagtcttccAACTAAATTTTAGTCCCTGGACTAAAGGAAACCAAACGGGCCCTAAAAGTGAAAAAAATAGAACAGTGCAGCTACACACAAGTT
It encodes:
- the LOC109939174 gene encoding rRNA-processing protein FCF1 homolog; amino-acid sequence: MGKAKSKGPKFAAVKKIITKKTINKYKEDVLNHKKKDADKEKLGRNVPQVSSALFFSYNTALGPPYRVIVDTNFINFSIQNKLDLEKGMMDCLYAKCTPCITDCVMAELEKMGQKYRVALRIAKDPRFQRLACTHKGTYADDCIVERVTQHKCYIVATCDRDLKRRIRKVPGVPIMYITRHRYSIERLPEATIGGAPRI